The Pirellulales bacterium genomic interval ATGCACCAGCGTACAACGTCGGCTCCGGCTATGCTCCGCCCGCCGCTGCGTGCTGTGGCGGCAGTTCGGCCGCGCCCATGACGTATGCACCCGCGGCCGCCTCGCCCTACTACGGCAGCGCCTCGCCGAGCGGTGCGATTGATTCCAGCACCATCATCCGCTCCAGCAACGGCGCCGCCTCCACCGCGCCGTCCGGCGATTCCGGCAACCCCACCTTCAAGCAGCCGGCCTCGGGGCTGAACTCGCAGAAACCGATTCCATCCCCGGAGAAGGATCCGGCCGACAACGGGTCTGATTCAGACGCGGACTCCGGCAAGGGCGCCGTGCTTTCGCCGCGGCTGTTTCAGCCGAACGATCGCACGACCTCGTACCCGATTCTTCGCGTCAACAGGTACCGGCCGATTTCCTACCGCGAACCCTTACTGCAAGCTCCGGCCGGGCCGCAACGTCCGCTCGGCGCCGACGGCTGGCGTCCCACGACGCGGTAGCACGCTTGGAAACACCCCGTACTAGGTTTGTCGAAGCCTGGTGACCCACAGCGCCCGCTTTGTCGCGTCCAACGCGGCGAAGCGGGTTTTTTTCGCGCGCTGAAGCTTCGTGATGCCTCTGTAGGGAACGGACTCCGTGCCGTTCCGCGCGCACCGAACGATCGTCAATCGGCATTCGGCGGAACGGCACGGAGTCCGTTCCCTACAGAGTGTTCTGCGCGACCGTCGGCAGCGAGCGGTGAAAGTGAACGTGACGCCATTGGCCGTCGCGCCGCTGCCAAACGCGGGTCTCTTCGGTGGCGATCGTCACCGGCCCGCCCGCGGCCGCCTTTTGCACCAGCCGCACATAGCTCACCACCGCGGCCTCCGTTCCCAGCCAGCGCACGTGCGGCGAAGCCATCGTCACGCGCCGTGCCTCGGTGCCCGGCCCAAGATCGAAGTAGAACCGATGGAACGGCATCCCTTCGATCAACTGACCGCGTCCTTCGGGCTCGAAAGCGGTGAGCGACGGGTCGCACAATTCTTCGTAAGTCTGCCAGTCGGCCCCCAGAATGCTCTCCAGCAGCCGCTGATTGAGCGCCAGAATCTCGTCGTTTTGTTGATCCATCGCATCCCTTGCCGATCGCATTGCCCGCTTTTTGACGTTCGAGCTTGTCCCACCCTACGTCTGTTCTAAAATAGCGGGCATGGGACAACAATACATTTATCAGATTTCCGGGCTGACCAAGAAATATGGGCAGCGCGAAGTGCTCAAAGAGGTCTGGCTGGCGTTCTATCCGGGGGCCAAAATCGGCGTGCTGGGCCGCAACGGTTCGGGCAAGAGCACGCTGCTGCGAATCATGGCCGGCGCCGACAAGGATTTCGACGGCGAGGCCCGCCTGGCCGACGGCTTCTCCGTCGGTTACGTGCCACAGGAGCCGAGGCTCACGCCCGACAAAGACGTGCGAGGCAACCTCGAAGAAGCCGTGGCCGGCACGCGGGCCTTGCTGAAGCGGTTCGACGAGATCAATGCCCGCTTCGCCGAGCCGCTCGACGACGCTCAGATGGAAAAACTGCTGGCCGAACAGGCCAAGGTGCAAGACCAGATCGACGCCGTCAACGCCTGGGAACTCGACCGGCAGATGGAAATCGCCATGGACGCCATGCAGTTGCCGCCCGCCGACGCCGACGTCGGCAAGCTGTCGGGCGGAGAGCGCCGCCGCGTGGCGTTGTGCAAGATGCTGTTGGAAAAGCCCGACCTGCTGTTGCTCGACGAACCGACCAACCATCTCGACGCCGAGAGCGTCGCCTGGCTGGAGCGGCACCTGCACGAGTATTCGGGCACCGTCGTGGCGGTGACGCACGACCGCTATTTTCTCGACAATGTGGCCGGTTGGATCTTGGAAATCGACCGCGGCCGCGGCATTCCCTGGGAGGGCAATTATTCGTCCTGGCTGGAGCAGAAGAAGGAGCGCCTGGTCCGCGAAGAAAAGGCCGCCAGTGCCCGGCAAAAGACGCTCGAGCGCGAGCTGGAATGGATTCGCATGGCGCCGCGGGCCCGGCAGGCGAAAAACAAGGCCCGCATCAAAGCCTACGAAACGATGTCGGCCGAGCGGTTCGAAGACCGGCAAGAAGAGTTCGAAATCCAGATTCCGCCCGGCAAGCACCTGGGCGACCTGGTGATCGAGGCCAGCCATCTAGGCAAGGGCTACGGCGACCGCCTGCTGATCGACGATTTGACGTTCCGCCTGCCGCCGGGCGGCATCGTGGGCATCATCGGCCCCAACGGCGCGGGCAAGACGACGCTGTTTCGCATGCTGGTGGGGCAGGAGCGGCCCGATGCCGGCGAGCTGCGCGTCGGCCCGACCGTCGAACTGGGCTACGTCGACCAGAACCGCGATGCGCTCGACGCCGAGAAGACCGTTTTTGAGGAGATTTCGGGCGGATACGACAATCTCGATATGGGCGGGCGGCGCATCCCGTCGCGGGCCTACGTGGCGCGGTTCAACTTTCAGGGGAGCGATCAGCAGAAACGGGTCGGCACGCTGTCGGGCGGCGAGCGGAACCGCGTTCACCTGGCGAAGCTGCTGCGCCGAGGCTCGAACGTCATGCTGTTGGACGAGCCGACGAACGATCTCGACGTCGATACGCTGCGGGCCTTGGAAGAAGCCATCGTCAACTTCGCCGGCTGCGTGGTGGTGATCTCGCACGATCGCTGGTTCTTGGACCGCCTGGCCACGCATATTCTGGCGTTCGAAGGCGACGGCTACGTCCACTGGTGTGAAGGGAACTTTCAGACCTACGAGGAGCAGCGTCGCGAGCGACTGGGCCTCGCCGCGGACGAGCCGCACCGTTTCCGATACAAGAAGCTGCAGCATTAGGGCGGTCCTGCCATGATTCCCACACTCTTTTCCGTCAGTTACGCCGGCTATTGGGGGCAGCATCGGCTGTCGTTGGCCGATTTCTTCCGCAAGGCGGCGGCGCTCGGCTACGAGGCCGTGGAAGTGAGCGGCAAGCGGCCGCACCTTTCGCCGCTCGACCACAACGACGAAACGCTGGCCGAGCTGCGCTCCGCGGCGGAAGCGGCCGGCGTCGAGATCATCACGGTGGCCGGCTACACCGACTTCACCGGGGGACGCGCGACGCCCGAAGTCCCCTTCGTCGAATTGCAATTGGCTTACGTCGATCGGCTATCGCGGATGGCGCGGTCGCTGGGCGCGAAGATCGTGCGGGTGTTCAGTGGCTACTCGCCGGAGGCGGCAAACTACCAGTCCGACTGGGACAAGTGCGTGAAAGCTCTTTCGGAAGCGGCCTCGCTGGCGCAGGCGCAGGGCATCACCTTGGGCTTGCAGAACCATCACGACGTCGGGCTGTCGGTGGATGGCTTCGAGATGCTGCTCGACGACGTGGGCCATCCGAATCTGAAGGCCATGTTCGACCCCTGGTCGGTGGCCTTGGTGGGCGAAGACCTCTACCAAGCGGCGCGGCGGATGGCGCCGCGAATATGCCAAACGACGCTGGCCGATTACGTGCGCATCGACCGCTATGCCTACGAGCCGTCGTTGGTGAATTACCGGCGGCTCGACCCGCCGACGGTGCGCGCGGTGCCGCTGGGCGAGGGATTCGTCGAT includes:
- the ettA gene encoding energy-dependent translational throttle protein EttA, whose product is MGQQYIYQISGLTKKYGQREVLKEVWLAFYPGAKIGVLGRNGSGKSTLLRIMAGADKDFDGEARLADGFSVGYVPQEPRLTPDKDVRGNLEEAVAGTRALLKRFDEINARFAEPLDDAQMEKLLAEQAKVQDQIDAVNAWELDRQMEIAMDAMQLPPADADVGKLSGGERRRVALCKMLLEKPDLLLLDEPTNHLDAESVAWLERHLHEYSGTVVAVTHDRYFLDNVAGWILEIDRGRGIPWEGNYSSWLEQKKERLVREEKAASARQKTLERELEWIRMAPRARQAKNKARIKAYETMSAERFEDRQEEFEIQIPPGKHLGDLVIEASHLGKGYGDRLLIDDLTFRLPPGGIVGIIGPNGAGKTTLFRMLVGQERPDAGELRVGPTVELGYVDQNRDALDAEKTVFEEISGGYDNLDMGGRRIPSRAYVARFNFQGSDQQKRVGTLSGGERNRVHLAKLLRRGSNVMLLDEPTNDLDVDTLRALEEAIVNFAGCVVVISHDRWFLDRLATHILAFEGDGYVHWCEGNFQTYEEQRRERLGLAADEPHRFRYKKLQH
- a CDS encoding sugar phosphate isomerase/epimerase family protein — its product is MIPTLFSVSYAGYWGQHRLSLADFFRKAAALGYEAVEVSGKRPHLSPLDHNDETLAELRSAAEAAGVEIITVAGYTDFTGGRATPEVPFVELQLAYVDRLSRMARSLGAKIVRVFSGYSPEAANYQSDWDKCVKALSEAASLAQAQGITLGLQNHHDVGLSVDGFEMLLDDVGHPNLKAMFDPWSVALVGEDLYQAARRMAPRICQTTLADYVRIDRYAYEPSLVNYRRLDPPTVRAVPLGEGFVDLDAFFAGLKEGGFDGCVAYEMCSPLRGGGSEANLDAAAARSLAKIRQLIAPPIEMSGRRDRRS
- a CDS encoding DUF4440 domain-containing protein, which gives rise to MDQQNDEILALNQRLLESILGADWQTYEELCDPSLTAFEPEGRGQLIEGMPFHRFYFDLGPGTEARRVTMASPHVRWLGTEAAVVSYVRLVQKAAAGGPVTIATEETRVWQRRDGQWRHVHFHRSLPTVAQNTL